The sequence GCAGCGGGGCCACCAACGGCGCAATAGCCGCAGTAGCGGCCGCGTTGGTGGCGGGGGGCGTCAATACGGTGATTATGGCCATCTACGGCCTGATTACCGGCGGTTCGCAGTTATCGCAAATTCCTCCCGAACAAATGGAGGTGTTGGTTGAGGCCGGGATTGACCCGGCAATGTTGGCCGGTCCCCTTGGCGCGGCCGGCGCCGGGGTATGTTGTTGTACTATTTTTCTGTTCATTGGTGCCGTGTTGGGCGCAGCAGGCGGCGCTTTCTGGGGCAATAGCCATCCAAATTGATAAAAACTTTATTCACACACAAGGAGATTAGCAATGGACATTGGTTCCGCATTTACCTTTATGTTCGACGATGAAGAGTGGGTTAAAAAATTGGCCATTGGGGGGGGCATTGCGCTGGTCGGGGCTATTCTTTCGCCCATTCTCATAGGGCTTGTACTGTTCCTGCCGCTTGGCGGCTACATGCTGGAAACGTTGAAAAATGTTAGAGATGGGCAAACAAAACTGCCGGAATGGAGCGATTTTGGCAAATTGTTCATGAAGGGATTGATGGTTTTTTTGATCGGCCTGATCTACAATATTCCGGCCCTGCTGGTGGCTTGTTTGGGCGGCGGGGTTAATGCTGCGGTGGCGCAGCCGGACCTCGACGCCAATGTAGTGCAGGCGCTTGGCGTTGTCTCTGTGTGTTTAAGCTGTTTCCAGATCATTCTCAGTCTGTTGGCAACAGTGATTATGCCCGCCGCGCTGATACGCTACGCTCAATATGATACGTTTGGATCGGCTTTCCAGATTGGCGAAATTTTCAGTTTTATTATGGGCCATATTGGCAATTACATTGTTGCCATCCTCTTAACCTGGGTCGCTTCATTGCTAGCGGGGTTGGGCATTATATTATGCGTGGTTGGTGTTTTCTTCACCTTCTTCTGGTCAATCCTGGTCAGTGCCAACCTGTACGGGCAGATTGCTAAACAAGCCACAATTTAAGAGTAGCGCGGAACTCGCCCGGTGATTAGCTCTGTAGAACGGGTTATTCCCCGTTCTACAGACAATTTTTGCGGTACAATTTAATTGGAGATGGGATTTGTATTTACCAGGAGAACAACCAAGTAGCTATGCCGCGCCTCAAGTTTTTGCCACGCGATAGATAAGTTGTTTGGGAGAGGGAGCAGTCAGGAGGTTTATAATGATCGAAGCGTTTTCAAACATTGCCACCGCTTTTGGGCTGTCGGCCTCGGCGGGGTTGAACGCCTACCTGCCGCTGTTGGTGGTGGCCCTGATGGCCAAGTACACCACCTTGATCAGGCTCAATGAGCCATGGGACGTGCTGACCAGTTGGTGGGTCATTGGCGTGCTCATTGTGCTGCTGCTCATCGAGATGACCGTAGACAAGGTTCCGGCTGTGGATACGGCCAACGATATTATTCAAACCATTGGCCGCCCTGTGGCCGGCGCCGTTCTCTTTGCGGCCAGTTCCGGCGTTGTGGGCGATCTGCATCCCGTGCTGGCCATTATTGCCGGACTGATTGTGGCCGGTGGGGTGCACACGGTCAAAGCAGCGGCCCGCCCGGCGGTAACCACCACCACGGCCGGTACGGGCAATTGGCTGGTCAGTATCATTGAGGATATTTTATCCTTGATTGGGGCTATCTTATCCATCCTCATTCCTATCATCATTGCCTTAACCGTCGCCTTCCTTTTGTTGTTGTTCCTCTGGTGGCGGGGCCGGCGCCGGCGTAAGATTGCGGCTTAGGCGTTGTTAAAGACAATGCCCCCAGAATTTTTATTTTAGGAGTCATTTGATGCAACAACCACACTATCCGGCCAGTCCCCCGACTAACACGATGGCCATTGTTAGTCTGGTGTCGGCCATTCTGAGTTGGTCTGAGTTGGTTTTTCATCCCCATCGTGGGAGCGCTGGTAGCCGTCATTACCGGCCACATGGCTCGCCGGGAGATAAGAGAAAGTTACGGCGCGCAAACCGGTGATGGCCTGGCCGTGGCCGGGCTGATTATTGGGTATCTCAACCTGGTCCTGTACTGCGTTTCTATTTTGATCTTTGTGCTCATATTTGGCGGCATGATCGGCTTGAGCGGCTGCGCCATTTTGGCCGATTCCGCGGGTTTCATTCCCTCATCCGTGGTTATTCCGCCCATACCGGCGGGCTAATGCCCCGTTCACGGATCGCCGACATCAGAAAAAAATTGCAGCAAAGTCGCCAAGATATGCTGCAATTACTGGCCCCGCTCAACGAGCAGCCGGGCAATTATCGGATTCGGCCCGACGCATGGAGCATCAAAGATCACCTGGTGCACTTGGCGGCAGTGGAAGAGTCGGTGATCCATTTTGCCCACCGCATTTTGCACGAGGATTGCCCCATCTCCCCACTCTGTTATGACCTGGCCTTTGACCAAGATGCCTGGAATAATCGCCGCGAAGTAGCCAAACGGGCCGGCTGCACCTGGGCCGAGGCCCGCGCTTTGTTAGACGAAACGCGCCAGGAGTTGCTGGCTCTACTAGACCGTATTCCCGAAGAAGCGCTCGACCGGATCGGCTCTCATCCCATCTGGGGCACGCCCGTCACCCTGGCCAGCGTGCTGCGCGTGCCCTATCGCCACGAGCGAGGCCACCGCGACGAAATTGCGGCGCTGTGCGAACTGGCCCAGGCGCGGTGAATCGCTTTGCTTTACCCCTTTGGTAAATATACCCCAAAATATAGGATCACGCGACCATTACCCTACTATATCTAGTAGTATAGTGATTTTGAAAATTCACCCTTTTGGGCTACAATTAATTATCGTCAACATATTGCAGAAAAGGATACGCGCTTATGATCAGAACGGTTGGTTTTACGCCCATTCCAGAACGGATTATTCGCCTGACCGAAATAGCCTATAATCTATGGTGGACCTGGCATCCAGAAGCCCAAGAGCTTTTTAAACGCATTGACGCCCGGCTGTGGGAAGATGTTTATCACAATCCCATTCTGTTTCTGCGGGAAGTGCGGCAAGCGGAAGTGGATGAAGCGGCCAATAATCCAGAATTTATCCGGGCGTATCACGACATTTTGACCGCCTTTGATGAGTACCAGGTTTTTGATAAGACCTGGTTCAAAGATAAGTACAACGAAAAACTCCACCAGCCCATCGCCTATTTTTCAGCCGAGTTTGGCCTGCACGAATGTTTGCCCATCTACTCCGGCGGCCTGGGTATTTTGGCCGGCGACCACACCAAAGAAGCCAGCGATTTGGGCCTGCCCTTTATTGGCATGGGGTTTTTATACCCCCAGGGTTATTTCAAACAACTCATCACCCCCAACGGCGACCAGGAAGCCATTTATACCAAAGTGCGTTTTGCCGAAGCCCCGGCCCAGGCCGCTTTTGATGCCAACGGCAAAGAGATTGTGGTTTCGGTGGCTTTGCCGGCCCGCAATGGTTTGCCCGACCGGCGCGTTTATGCCAAAGTTTATCATATTCGGGTGGGCAATGTGCCCCTTTATCTCATGGATACCGACATCCACCCCAACGCCCCCGAAGACCGCGAACTTTCTGCCCGCCTTTATGGCGGCGATCAGGAAATGCGGATCGCTCAGGAAATGGTGCTGGGCATTGGCGGCGTCAGGACCTTACGCGCCCTGGGCGTTAAACCGGCGGTTTACCACATGAACGAAGGACATTCCGCCTTTCTGGTATTGGAGCGAGCCAGGGAGATGGTTGAGAACGGCCTGAGTTTTGCCGAAGCCCGCGAAATTATTCATCAAACCACCGTTTTTACCACCCATACGCCGGT is a genomic window of Anaerolineae bacterium containing:
- a CDS encoding DinB family protein; translation: MPRSRIADIRKKLQQSRQDMLQLLAPLNEQPGNYRIRPDAWSIKDHLVHLAAVEESVIHFAHRILHEDCPISPLCYDLAFDQDAWNNRREVAKRAGCTWAEARALLDETRQELLALLDRIPEEALDRIGSHPIWGTPVTLASVLRVPYRHERGHRDEIAALCELAQAR
- a CDS encoding DUF4013 domain-containing protein encodes the protein MDIGSAFTFMFDDEEWVKKLAIGGGIALVGAILSPILIGLVLFLPLGGYMLETLKNVRDGQTKLPEWSDFGKLFMKGLMVFLIGLIYNIPALLVACLGGGVNAAVAQPDLDANVVQALGVVSVCLSCFQIILSLLATVIMPAALIRYAQYDTFGSAFQIGEIFSFIMGHIGNYIVAILLTWVASLLAGLGIILCVVGVFFTFFWSILVSANLYGQIAKQATI
- a CDS encoding DUF4126 domain-containing protein, translated to MIEAFSNIATAFGLSASAGLNAYLPLLVVALMAKYTTLIRLNEPWDVLTSWWVIGVLIVLLLIEMTVDKVPAVDTANDIIQTIGRPVAGAVLFAASSGVVGDLHPVLAIIAGLIVAGGVHTVKAAARPAVTTTTAGTGNWLVSIIEDILSLIGAILSILIPIIIALTVAFLLLLFLWWRGRRRRKIAA